The Nocardioides ochotonae genome segment GATCAGGCCTTCGGTGCGGTGCGGCCGGGCAGCGCGAGCATCCGCTCGAGGGCGACCAGGGCCCACCGCTCGGTCTCGGGGTCGACGGTGATCTGGTTGACGACCGTGCCGTCGACCAGCGACTCCAGCGCCCACACGAGGTGCGGGAGGTCGATGCGGTTCATCGTCGAGCAGTAGCAGACCGTCTTGTCCAGGAACGAGATGGACTTGTCGGGGTGCGCCTGGGCCAGCCGCTTGACCAGGTTGAGCTCGGTGCCGATCGCCCACTTCGAGCCGGCCGGGGCGGCCTCGATGGTGCGGATGATGAATTCGGTGGAGCCGACGAGGTCGGCGCGCGTGACGACGTCGTGCTGGCACTCGGGGTGCACGAGGATCTGTACGTCGGGGATGGTGGCGCGCAGCTCGTCGACGACGGCGGGGGAGAAGCGGCCGTGCACCGAGCAGTGGCCCTTCCACAGGATCATCCGGGCGTTGCGCAGCTCCTCGGCGGTGAGGCCGCCGTTCGGCTTGAACGGGTTCCACACCACGCAGTCCTCGAGGGACAGCCCGAGCTCGAGGACGGCCGTGTTGCGCCCGAGGTGCTGGTCGGGGAGGAACAGGATCTTGGCGTCGTCCTTCTGGGCGAAGGCCCAGTCGAGGGCGACCTCGGCGTTGCTGGAGGTGCACACGACGCCGCCGTTGCGCCCGCAGAACGCCTTGATGTCGGCGCTGGAGTTCATGTAGGTGACCGGGACGACCTGGTCGACCACGCCGGCGTCGGCCAGCGCGTCCCAGGCGTCCTCGACCTGGGCCAGGCGGGCCATGTCGGCCATCGAGCAGCCCGCGGCGAGGTCGGGGAGGATCACCTGCTGGGCGGAGGTGGTCAGGATGTCGGCGGACTCGGCCATGAAGTGCACGCCGCAGAAGACGATGTACGCAGCATCCGGACGCGCCGCGGCGTCGCGGGCCAGCTTGAAGGAGTCGCCGGTGACGTCGGCGAAGGCGATGACCTCGTCGCGCTGGTAGTGGTGGCCGAGCACGAAGACCCGGTCACCGAGCGCCTCCTTCGCCGCGCGGGCGCGCGCCACGAGGTCGGGGTCGGACGGCGACGGCAGGTCTCCGGGGCACTCGACCCCGCGCTCGGCAGCCGGGTCGGTGCCCCGGCCGAGGGGGAGCAGCGGGAGGTCGACGGTCGTCATGGGCGCATCCTATTCGGGCCCGGTGAACCCGGGACCGTTTCGTCCCACGGTGCCGACGCTCACAGCAGGGCGCCGTGGTGGAGGTACGGCGCCGGCGGGCGCATCCCGCGCAGCGCCAGGTAGCCGCCCTGCCCGAGCTCGAGGCGCGCGGCCAGGCCGACGTCGAGGGCCCAGGCGTTCGCGGCGGTGACGTGGCCCAGCCGGATCGGACCTTGGCTCTCCGCGAGCGCCGCCCACAGCAGGCGCGCGGCGGTGCGCCGGTTGGTCGCGGCCAGCAGGCTGACCCACCCGTTCGGCTCGACATAGACGTAGCCGGAGCCGGTGGTGGTGTCGGAGACCAGCAGCCGCTGCTCGCCCAGCAGCAGCTCGTGGTCGGGGCCGTGGCCGGCACCCCGGGTGGCGCGGTCGACGGAGTCCATCAGGTCGATGTCGCCGCCCGAGCCGTCGCGCACCTTCTCGATCACCGGGATCGCGGCCCGGTCGACGGTGCCGGTCAGGTGCATCTGCGGGTGCAGGGTGAACCCGGCCAGCCGGTAGCGCCGGGCGGCCTGCGGGTCGGCCATCGCGCTCACCATGCCGTGCAGGCAGGCGCGGCCGTGGTGCATCGCGGCCGCGAGCAGCTGGAGCCCGGTGCCCCGGCCCTGCCGCCCCGGCGCCACGGCGTACGTCGCGAGGAACCAGGTCGTCTCGCGCACGAACGACGCGGCGAACCCGATCAGGGCGTCGCCCTCCTCGGCGACCCAGCAGCCGCCCGGGTCGGTGCGGAGCAGGTGGAGGGTGCGGCGCGCCCACGCCTCGCCGCGATCGGCGGGGCGGGCCTGCGGCTCGGGGAGGGAACGGGGGAGATGGCGCCGCTCGACCTCGAGGAAGGCCTCGGCGCTCAGCCGTTCGGCGTCCGGCACGTCCGCCGGCGTCATCGGCCGCACGATGACGGGATCGCCCTGCTCCACCATGCCTGGAACCCTAGGGTGAGCGCATGCGGATCCTCGTGGCGCCCGACAAGTTCGCCGGCACCCTCACGGCCGTCCAGGCCGCCGAGGCGGTGGCCACGGGCTGGCGTCGCCAGGCCCCCGATGACGAGCTCGACCTCGCGCCGATGTCCGACGGCGGCCCCGGGTTCGTGGACGTGCTGCACGCCGCGCTCGGCGGTGAGCTGCTCGCGGTCACCGTCCGCGGCCCGCACGCCGACCCGGTCCCCGCCACGGTGCTGCGCGTCGGCGACACGGCGTACGTCGAGTCCGCGCAGGCCTGCGGGATCCACCTGACCGACGGTGCCTGGGAGAGCGCGTCGACGCTGGGCGTCGGCGACCTGATCGCGGCGGCGCTCGACAGCGGCGCGCGGCGGATCGTCGTCGGGCTCGGCGGCTCCGGGACCACCGACGGCGGCGCCGGCCTGCTGCACGCGCTCGGCGCCAGCGCGGACGCCGACCTCGACCGCGGCCCCGCCGGGCTCGCCGGCATCACCCGGGCCGACCTGTCCGCGGCCGTGGCGCGCCTCGACGGCATCGAGCTCGTCGCGGCCAGCGACGTCGACAACCCGCTCACCGGCCTGTTCGGCGCGGCCAAGATCTTCGGGCCCCAGAAGGGGGTGCCCGAGGACCGCCTGGTCGGGGTCGACGCCTGGCTGGAGGGCTTCGCCGAGGCCACCGACCGGCGGCTGTCGCTGGCCAAGGGAGCCGGGGCGGCCGGTGGCCTCGGCTTCGCGCTGATGCTCCTCGGCGGCACCCGTGAGCCCGGCCTCGCCCTGGTCTCCGCGGCTGTCGGGCTGCCCGCGCGCGCCCGCGCCGCCGACCTGGTGATCACCGGCGAGGGCGCCTTCGACGTCAGCAGCCGCGCGGGGAAGGTGCCGTACGGCGTGGGCGAGATCGCCGCCGAGGCGCTGCGCCCGTGCGTGGTCGTCGCGGGCAAGGTGCAGGTCGGTGCCCGGGAGATGCGCGCCCTCGGCGTCGAGTCGGCGTACGCGCTGGTCGACCTGGTCGGCGAGCAGCGGGCGATGGCCGAGCCGGTCGCCGCTCTCGAGCAGCTCGCCGCCCGGGTCGCCCGCACCTGGTCGCGCTGATCGCGCTGACCCGCGGAATATCCGGGGGTGTGCGACGATTGAGCAAGTACCAACCCTTTGTCTTTCTATCTGGGAGCTGCACACATGACCGAGCAGGTGGACACGACCA includes the following:
- the nadA gene encoding quinolinate synthase NadA; the protein is MTTVDLPLLPLGRGTDPAAERGVECPGDLPSPSDPDLVARARAAKEALGDRVFVLGHHYQRDEVIAFADVTGDSFKLARDAAARPDAAYIVFCGVHFMAESADILTTSAQQVILPDLAAGCSMADMARLAQVEDAWDALADAGVVDQVVPVTYMNSSADIKAFCGRNGGVVCTSSNAEVALDWAFAQKDDAKILFLPDQHLGRNTAVLELGLSLEDCVVWNPFKPNGGLTAEELRNARMILWKGHCSVHGRFSPAVVDELRATIPDVQILVHPECQHDVVTRADLVGSTEFIIRTIEAAPAGSKWAIGTELNLVKRLAQAHPDKSISFLDKTVCYCSTMNRIDLPHLVWALESLVDGTVVNQITVDPETERWALVALERMLALPGRTAPKA
- a CDS encoding GNAT family N-acetyltransferase — encoded protein: MVEQGDPVIVRPMTPADVPDAERLSAEAFLEVERRHLPRSLPEPQARPADRGEAWARRTLHLLRTDPGGCWVAEEGDALIGFAASFVRETTWFLATYAVAPGRQGRGTGLQLLAAAMHHGRACLHGMVSAMADPQAARRYRLAGFTLHPQMHLTGTVDRAAIPVIEKVRDGSGGDIDLMDSVDRATRGAGHGPDHELLLGEQRLLVSDTTTGSGYVYVEPNGWVSLLAATNRRTAARLLWAALAESQGPIRLGHVTAANAWALDVGLAARLELGQGGYLALRGMRPPAPYLHHGALL
- a CDS encoding glycerate kinase family protein, with product MRILVAPDKFAGTLTAVQAAEAVATGWRRQAPDDELDLAPMSDGGPGFVDVLHAALGGELLAVTVRGPHADPVPATVLRVGDTAYVESAQACGIHLTDGAWESASTLGVGDLIAAALDSGARRIVVGLGGSGTTDGGAGLLHALGASADADLDRGPAGLAGITRADLSAAVARLDGIELVAASDVDNPLTGLFGAAKIFGPQKGVPEDRLVGVDAWLEGFAEATDRRLSLAKGAGAAGGLGFALMLLGGTREPGLALVSAAVGLPARARAADLVITGEGAFDVSSRAGKVPYGVGEIAAEALRPCVVVAGKVQVGAREMRALGVESAYALVDLVGEQRAMAEPVAALEQLAARVARTWSR